A window of Marinobacter salarius contains these coding sequences:
- the purT gene encoding formate-dependent phosphoribosylglycinamide formyltransferase, producing MTDTVRIGTPLKGNAFRVLFCGSGELGKEVVIELQRFGVEVIAVDRYANAPAMQVAHRSHVVDMLDGAALRSIIEAEKPNLIVPEIEAIATPELVKLEQEGYRVIPTARAVNLTMNREGIRRLAAEELGLATSPYRFAESKEEYLAAVEAIGMPLVVKPVMSSSGKGQSTVKSADDIETAWDYAQTGGRAGKGRVIVEGFVDFDYEITLLTVKHRDGISFCDPIGHHQEDGDYRESWQPQPMSDKALARSREIAEAVASNLGGYGVYGVELFVKGDDVWFSEVSPRPHDTGLVTLVSQDLSEFALHARAILGLPIPAIRQQGPSASAVILPEGDSDAVAYTGLEKALAQPDIFIRLFGKPELKGRRRMGVALASGSSIDEAREKATQAAAAVKTEL from the coding sequence ATGACTGACACAGTTCGTATTGGTACTCCGCTGAAAGGAAATGCTTTCAGGGTTCTCTTCTGTGGCTCGGGAGAGCTGGGGAAGGAAGTTGTGATTGAACTCCAGCGCTTTGGTGTGGAAGTTATCGCAGTTGACCGTTACGCCAACGCCCCGGCCATGCAGGTGGCCCATCGGAGTCACGTTGTCGATATGCTCGATGGCGCTGCCTTGCGCAGCATTATTGAAGCGGAAAAGCCAAACCTCATCGTGCCGGAAATTGAGGCGATTGCCACGCCGGAGCTGGTGAAGCTCGAGCAGGAAGGCTATCGGGTGATTCCCACCGCAAGAGCCGTCAATCTCACCATGAACCGGGAAGGTATCCGTCGCCTGGCCGCCGAAGAACTCGGGCTTGCAACGTCACCCTATCGATTTGCCGAGTCGAAAGAGGAGTATCTTGCGGCCGTCGAAGCCATCGGAATGCCTCTGGTGGTGAAGCCCGTTATGAGTTCTTCAGGAAAAGGGCAGAGCACGGTCAAGTCCGCCGATGATATTGAGACCGCTTGGGATTATGCCCAGACCGGTGGTCGAGCCGGCAAGGGAAGGGTGATTGTCGAAGGGTTTGTGGATTTTGACTACGAAATTACCTTGCTGACCGTGAAGCACCGCGACGGTATTTCATTCTGTGATCCTATTGGGCACCATCAGGAAGACGGCGATTACCGTGAATCCTGGCAGCCGCAACCAATGAGTGACAAGGCGCTGGCCCGTTCCCGGGAAATCGCGGAAGCGGTTGCCAGCAATCTGGGTGGCTATGGTGTCTACGGTGTGGAATTGTTTGTGAAGGGCGATGACGTATGGTTTTCAGAAGTGTCGCCACGCCCTCACGACACGGGGTTGGTGACTCTGGTTTCCCAGGATCTGTCCGAGTTTGCCTTGCACGCCCGCGCCATCCTCGGGTTGCCGATACCGGCGATCCGTCAACAGGGCCCCTCAGCCTCCGCAGTGATATTGCCGGAGGGTGATTCGGATGCGGTTGCCTATACAGGGCTTGAAAAAGCGTTGGCTCAACCTGACATCTTTATCAGGCTCTTTGGGAAACCTGAACTGAAGGGGCGGCGGAGAATGGGGGTCGCGCTTGCGTCCGGTAGCTCGATTGACGAGGCCAGGGAGAAAGCAACCCAGGCTGCGGCCGCTGTGAAAACCGAGCTTTGA
- the bluB gene encoding 5,6-dimethylbenzimidazole synthase, whose translation MTDDRAHQPNQNRPFSDEETSGLYRAIHERRDVRSQFLPDPIPPDVLARLLDAAHHAPSVGFMQPWDFLVIDSKSVRSAVLSIFEEENRKAAENYEGERNTQYKSLKLQGILESPINLCITCDRSRGGSHVLGRNSIVETDLFSTCLAVQNFWLAARAEGIGVGWVSILDQEKLAKTLKLPEHVYPLAYLCLGFVSEFLEQPELQKKGWRSRLPLADLVHGSTWGESLTEPALEAEIRKG comes from the coding sequence ATGACAGACGACAGAGCTCACCAGCCAAACCAGAATCGCCCCTTTAGTGACGAAGAAACGAGCGGGCTCTATCGTGCTATCCATGAACGCCGGGATGTGCGCTCGCAGTTTCTTCCTGATCCGATTCCCCCTGATGTCCTTGCCCGACTGCTCGACGCGGCCCACCACGCACCCTCCGTCGGTTTTATGCAGCCGTGGGACTTTCTCGTAATCGATAGCAAGTCAGTGCGCAGCGCAGTGCTTTCCATTTTCGAGGAAGAGAACCGGAAAGCCGCGGAAAATTATGAAGGCGAGCGCAATACACAGTATAAGAGTCTGAAGCTCCAGGGCATCCTGGAAAGCCCGATTAATCTATGCATCACCTGTGACCGAAGTCGCGGTGGTAGCCATGTGCTGGGGCGTAACTCGATCGTTGAAACGGATCTTTTCAGTACGTGCCTGGCGGTACAGAACTTTTGGCTGGCAGCAAGGGCTGAAGGGATCGGTGTGGGCTGGGTCAGTATTCTGGATCAGGAAAAGCTGGCGAAGACACTGAAGCTCCCCGAACACGTATACCCGTTGGCCTATCTGTGCCTTGGCTTTGTCAGCGAGTTTCTTGAACAGCCTGAACTACAGAAAAAGGGATGGCGCTCGCGGTTGCCTCTGGCTGATCTTGTGCATGGAAGCACCTGGGGTGAGTCGTTGACGGAACCGGCGTTAGAAGCAGAGATCAGGAAAGGTTAA
- a CDS encoding ABC transporter ATP-binding protein has translation MNPLQARQLVIDIPGRGDGEALNFAVEPGQIWGVLGPNGAGKTTLLHTLAGLRAPRHGSVCLGEHPLADLKRRTISQQLGMVFQERQDGFPATVLETALIGRHPWLSPWQMESGADERLARGALEQLDVGHLSDRLVNTLSGGERQRVAIATVLTQAPDTWLLDEPTNHLDLHHQVSVLQLLTEQARSGRSVFMCLHDLNLAARWCDHLLLLYPNGEACWGPAERMLVPAALERLYDQELLTVDVDGAPLFVPVKY, from the coding sequence CGATGGGGAAGCGCTGAACTTTGCCGTGGAACCCGGGCAGATCTGGGGCGTTTTGGGGCCAAATGGTGCCGGCAAGACGACGCTCTTGCACACACTGGCGGGGTTGCGAGCACCACGTCACGGATCGGTTTGCCTGGGAGAGCATCCTTTGGCAGACCTGAAGCGCAGGACAATATCGCAACAACTGGGGATGGTTTTCCAGGAACGGCAGGACGGTTTTCCCGCGACGGTACTGGAAACGGCGCTGATCGGGCGCCACCCCTGGTTGTCACCCTGGCAGATGGAGTCCGGAGCCGATGAACGTCTTGCGAGAGGCGCTCTGGAACAGCTGGATGTGGGCCATCTCAGTGATCGGCTGGTGAACACACTCTCTGGCGGTGAACGCCAGAGAGTAGCTATTGCCACAGTGCTGACCCAGGCGCCTGATACCTGGCTTCTGGATGAACCCACCAACCATCTTGATCTGCACCATCAGGTGTCGGTACTCCAGTTACTGACCGAGCAGGCGCGTAGTGGGCGTTCGGTATTCATGTGTCTGCACGATCTAAATCTCGCAGCACGATGGTGTGACCATCTGCTGTTGCTGTACCCCAACGGCGAAGCGTGCTGGGGGCCTGCAGAACGAATGCTCGTGCCGGCCGCGCTTGAACGGCTTTATGATCAGGAACTTCTAACAGTGGACGTGGATGGTGCGCCGCTATTTGTCCCTGTTAAGTATTGA
- a CDS encoding cobyric acid synthase produces MTTLMIQGTTSDAGKTTVVAALCRWLARQGVSVAPFKPQNMALNSAVTVDGGEIGRSTALQALACGLAPHSDMNPVLLKPQSDCGAQVILRGKVHGNMNALHYHAYKAEAMASVMEAWRALSARYDVIIAEGAGSPAEINLRANDIANMGFAEAADCPVLLVGDIDKGGVFAQLVGTLELITESERARTKGFVINRFRGDIALLKPGLDWLAERTDKAVAGVLPYLHGLVIDAEDSVGTSGTNEPDALNVIVPVLPRISNHNDFDPLRLHPGVNLQFIGPDQRIPPADLILLPGSKSTRHDLQWLRSQGWPEAIQKHLRYGGKVLGICGGFQMMGRSVSDPDGLEGDAGTTPGLELLNMTTRMVAGKTLKDVSGELTLGSGRAGFTGYEMHNGISCGPALERPMATLNGRPEGAVSEDGQIIGTYVHGIFDQPEATREILEWAGLGAQHQAVDYKAHRLEQLDRLADLVEECLDTGFLKHLLGLN; encoded by the coding sequence ATGACCACGTTGATGATACAGGGAACGACTTCCGATGCCGGCAAAACGACGGTCGTCGCCGCCCTGTGTCGGTGGCTGGCGCGGCAGGGTGTTTCCGTAGCGCCTTTCAAACCCCAGAACATGGCCCTGAACAGTGCGGTTACCGTCGACGGCGGTGAAATAGGCCGTTCCACGGCACTTCAGGCACTGGCCTGCGGGCTCGCCCCGCATAGCGATATGAATCCGGTGTTGCTCAAGCCCCAGAGTGACTGCGGTGCCCAGGTAATCCTGCGAGGCAAGGTTCACGGCAATATGAACGCTCTGCATTACCATGCCTACAAGGCCGAGGCGATGGCCTCTGTGATGGAGGCATGGCGAGCCCTGAGTGCCCGCTATGACGTGATCATTGCCGAAGGGGCCGGTAGCCCCGCCGAGATCAATTTGCGTGCGAATGATATTGCCAACATGGGCTTCGCCGAAGCGGCCGATTGCCCGGTGCTCCTCGTCGGCGATATTGACAAAGGTGGTGTATTCGCCCAACTGGTGGGCACGCTTGAACTCATCACCGAGAGCGAACGAGCGCGCACGAAAGGCTTCGTTATCAACCGTTTTCGGGGCGATATTGCCTTGTTGAAGCCAGGCCTGGATTGGCTGGCCGAACGCACTGATAAAGCCGTAGCTGGCGTATTGCCGTATCTGCATGGCTTGGTGATTGACGCAGAAGACAGCGTTGGCACCAGTGGCACCAATGAACCCGATGCACTGAATGTGATCGTCCCGGTGTTACCTCGCATCAGCAATCACAATGACTTTGACCCCCTTCGTCTGCACCCGGGCGTCAACCTCCAATTCATCGGCCCCGACCAGCGGATTCCCCCGGCTGACCTGATCCTGTTACCGGGCAGCAAAAGCACCCGGCATGATCTGCAATGGCTGAGATCCCAGGGCTGGCCTGAGGCTATTCAGAAACACCTCCGTTATGGCGGCAAGGTGTTAGGCATTTGCGGTGGCTTTCAGATGATGGGGCGGTCGGTATCCGACCCGGACGGCCTGGAAGGGGATGCCGGTACCACGCCTGGCCTTGAGTTGCTCAACATGACCACACGGATGGTTGCCGGCAAAACGCTGAAGGACGTTTCCGGAGAATTAACGCTTGGCAGTGGAAGGGCGGGGTTCACAGGTTATGAGATGCATAACGGTATTTCCTGTGGCCCCGCGCTTGAACGCCCCATGGCGACACTGAATGGACGGCCTGAAGGCGCAGTGAGTGAGGACGGTCAGATAATTGGAACCTATGTTCACGGCATTTTCGATCAGCCTGAAGCGACCCGTGAGATACTCGAATGGGCGGGCTTGGGAGCTCAGCATCAGGCCGTAGACTACAAGGCACATCGCCTGGAACAGCTGGATCGCCTGGCGGATCTCGTTGAGGAGTGTCTGGACACGGGGTTTCTGAAGCATCTGCTGGGACTCAATTGA
- the cobO gene encoding cob(I)yrinic acid a,c-diamide adenosyltransferase translates to MRERAKDPERHARRMDAKQKIMQERIARAQKEQGVLLVLTGPGKGKSSSGFGMVARALGHGMKVGIVQFIKGAFSTGEEAFFRELPNVSYHVMGQGYTWDTKNREQDVEAANAAWDVAANMLKDDSYDLVLLDELNIALKYDYIDLDRVLDDLQGRPEMQHVVVTGRSAPQELVDLADTVTEMGVVKHAFKDQGVKAQKGVEL, encoded by the coding sequence ATGCGTGAACGCGCCAAAGACCCCGAACGCCATGCCCGCCGCATGGACGCAAAGCAGAAGATCATGCAGGAGCGCATCGCCCGTGCCCAGAAAGAACAGGGTGTGCTGCTGGTGCTGACCGGCCCGGGTAAAGGCAAGAGCAGTTCCGGTTTTGGCATGGTGGCCCGGGCGCTCGGCCATGGCATGAAAGTGGGTATTGTCCAGTTCATCAAAGGCGCATTCAGCACCGGTGAAGAAGCGTTCTTCCGCGAATTGCCCAACGTGAGTTATCACGTGATGGGCCAGGGCTATACCTGGGATACCAAGAACCGGGAGCAGGACGTGGAGGCAGCCAATGCCGCCTGGGATGTGGCCGCCAACATGTTGAAAGACGACAGCTACGACCTGGTCCTGCTGGACGAACTCAACATCGCCCTGAAGTACGACTATATTGATCTCGACCGTGTTCTGGACGACCTCCAGGGCCGCCCGGAGATGCAGCATGTGGTAGTGACCGGTCGGTCGGCACCACAGGAACTGGTGGACCTGGCGGACACTGTCACGGAAATGGGCGTGGTGAAGCATGCCTTCAAGGACCAGGGTGTGAAAGCCCAGAAAGGTGTCGAGCTGTAA
- a CDS encoding DUF1289 domain-containing protein gives MKVADKVRSPCVSICALDDNDMCVGCHRSGDEITRWSQMSNEERQEVLRKVAERESKFLI, from the coding sequence ATGAAAGTGGCTGATAAGGTGCGCTCGCCCTGTGTGAGTATTTGCGCCCTTGATGACAACGATATGTGTGTTGGGTGCCATCGCAGTGGTGATGAGATCACGCGATGGTCCCAGATGAGCAATGAAGAGCGCCAGGAGGTGCTGCGTAAAGTGGCCGAGCGTGAAAGCAAATTTTTGATCTAG
- a CDS encoding cobyrinate a,c-diamide synthase codes for MKATVPAAMITAPGSGQGKSMVTAALARLHRNAGRKVRVFKHGPDYLDPMVLEVASGQPVYQLHPWMTGEDECRWRLMEAAQDADLILVEGSMGLFDGDPSSADLAKLMGIPALPVIDARGMAQTFGAVALGLSKFDSALPVYQVIANRIGSPRHGAMLRESLPEGISLLGAIPRNEAMSLPNRHLGLVQAGELGDLEQRLDAAADVLAEAGLDGLPLPVTLEAEPPESPPPLLEGVRIAIARDAALSFIYRANLDLLQAMGAKLSFFSPMIDSALPDADALWLPGGYPELHGATLAGNRSMLEAIRNHYSAGKPMLAECGGLMACVEELADHDGEIHNLLGIIPGRVSMAGRLQALGLQSLNTEQGQLRGHTYHHSRLETDWQPLARTRKVAGTEAEPVYCRKGLVASYFHGYFPSAPELVAGIFRGQAIRPLIDKEPDYA; via the coding sequence ATGAAAGCAACCGTACCAGCCGCAATGATTACCGCACCAGGTTCTGGCCAGGGGAAGTCCATGGTGACCGCAGCGCTGGCGAGATTGCATAGGAATGCCGGACGAAAGGTACGGGTGTTCAAGCACGGCCCGGATTACCTGGACCCGATGGTGCTGGAAGTCGCATCCGGACAGCCGGTGTACCAGTTACATCCGTGGATGACGGGCGAGGACGAGTGTCGCTGGCGTCTGATGGAAGCCGCGCAGGATGCCGACCTTATTCTGGTGGAAGGATCAATGGGATTGTTTGACGGTGACCCTTCCAGTGCGGACCTCGCCAAGCTGATGGGTATTCCCGCTCTGCCGGTCATTGATGCCCGCGGCATGGCTCAGACTTTTGGAGCGGTGGCTCTGGGATTATCAAAATTCGACTCCGCGCTTCCGGTTTATCAGGTGATTGCCAACCGCATCGGAAGTCCCCGACATGGGGCTATGCTGCGGGAGAGCCTGCCTGAAGGCATCAGTCTGCTAGGGGCCATTCCCCGAAACGAGGCCATGAGTCTTCCAAACCGGCATCTTGGGCTGGTTCAGGCCGGCGAGTTGGGCGATCTGGAGCAGCGTCTGGACGCCGCCGCTGACGTTCTTGCGGAAGCAGGGCTGGATGGCCTGCCGCTTCCCGTGACGTTGGAAGCTGAACCCCCGGAGTCCCCACCACCGTTGCTTGAGGGGGTTCGCATCGCCATTGCCCGGGACGCAGCGCTGAGTTTTATTTACCGCGCTAATCTGGACCTGTTGCAGGCGATGGGGGCAAAACTGTCTTTCTTCTCCCCGATGATAGATTCAGCATTGCCAGACGCCGACGCCCTCTGGTTACCAGGCGGGTACCCGGAACTTCATGGTGCCACTCTGGCCGGTAACCGTTCGATGTTGGAGGCGATTCGCAACCACTACAGCGCCGGTAAACCCATGCTGGCCGAGTGTGGCGGGTTAATGGCCTGTGTGGAGGAACTGGCGGACCACGACGGAGAGATCCACAACCTGCTCGGAATTATCCCCGGTCGCGTCAGTATGGCCGGCCGCCTGCAGGCGCTGGGTTTGCAGAGCCTGAATACCGAGCAGGGGCAGTTGCGGGGGCATACCTATCATCACTCGCGACTGGAAACTGACTGGCAACCCCTGGCCCGAACCCGCAAGGTTGCGGGCACCGAGGCTGAACCGGTGTATTGCCGGAAGGGGCTGGTGGCCAGCTATTTCCACGGCTATTTTCCCTCCGCCCCAGAACTGGTGGCCGGAATTTTTCGCGGGCAGGCCATTCGCCCGCTTATCGATAAGGAGCCTGACTATGCGTGA